The Drosophila sechellia strain sech25 chromosome 2L, ASM438219v1, whole genome shotgun sequence region TCGCCAGCCACAGATTTTATGccccaaaaacatttttattattccaCTAAATTAGGCGTTCAGTTTTGAACTCAGAATTGAGTTATATAACTAGGGGTGGCTGCTTTTCCACGCTGGCTGGGTGGGTGGCGTCCAGATACTGTGTGTGTCCTTGTGAGCGATGCGTCGACTGTCATTAAATTATCACACATTTAACTTCAAAAACAATTCAAAAGTAGCGCCCAGAACAAAGGGCAACCCTCGACCCGAGAACCCCCTTCCTTTCACCACCCCCCGTTTCTTGGGAACTTGACTTCCACCCCCACCGAAAGTGTTCTTGTGGCCCTGCCGCATTACAAGCTGAAAACATGGTTATTACATCAGTAAATCGCAGGCGGGGAGGTGGCGTGGGGTCAGGGGTTACTTGTGGGCGTTGCAAAGTGGGCGATGGATGGATGCTGTCTTGTGATGATTATGACAGCATGACGACTTATCTGAAACGACCTATTTGCCACCCCCTCAAGCAGCTATTATGTctaatttagtttttgtttctgctTTTGCAATATGTCGACCATTAGCAGGGGGTGGGATGGGATTgcgaatgggaatggggatggCCCATGACGCGGCAGTAAGTGACGATAAATCATAAACGAAACATCAATTCCAGCACTTGACCCTAAAAGGACTCCCGTTGCGTCAAAATGGACAGTAATCTTGGCGCTCTCTTGTCCCTAATGTGTTTAAAGAAAGTGACTAGTTTGAGAGGGACTGTATTCGCACAATGTCCTTAAAAAATTCCTTTAATACGCCATGTCCCGGTCACGTGTACGTAGCTTtgttgcaaattaattaattgccagGAAGATGAAGACGGCAGTGGAAGAAGATTGATTAAGAGAGAGCCACGATAACCCTTCAATGCGGCTGTCAACTTATCTATCACGCCAACAGCCAGAAAGGCTCAACTAACCAACTCAacagagaaaaaaataatttcaaaaatttaaattctacCCATATTTCGAATTACTATAGGCCTTGATCTTATTGGTATGGAATGTCAAACTGAAACAAAAATTCGAATTAAAGAAAGGGCAAACTTATAACCTTGAATTAATCTTtctgttttaaatattttataagtaGCTTTATGCtttattaattccaatatTAAGGTACATTTTGAGTTTAGGACatatattttgaattatttctAATTAATTCTCTCTGTGCACCGCCCTTTCTCCAGTTTTTCCTCTGACTATTTCGTTCTGATGATTTATCGACATTTGTGCGGAAATCGCTGTGCCAAAAgccaaaacgaaatgaaacgtTTTCCGAAGCAGACAAGAGAGAGTTTTCGCTGGCTGAAAGGGGGAGGGACTTGGGAAAAGCGGCGACGAGAGGTAGGAAAATTGCAGGGGATCAGACTTCTGGTTCGTCCATGTTCTTGGAGCGGAAACGCAATCGGCGCactgccaaaaataaattgattacTGTCACGGAAATAGCTACAACACACATATTCCGTGGGGCATGGCTGCTCCAACATTGTTTGTTAATCGATTTATTCGAAAGAGCACGAAGACGCGACTGGCTCGAAAATGTCTTAGTAAGCGGCTTAAATCACAGGTGAAACTTGGGCGGCGCCTTCGATTGGCGTCAGCTCCATAGATCACGTGACATGGCAATAAATAGTTTGGGCTGTCTATTAAAGACACCTGCAAGTTGGTGATGGGTAAAGCAGAGAAGTTACTAAATGGCTAACAGGGGGGAATGGCTTCATGGGGAAAACGGTTGAAACTTAAGGCGATGAGAAGACACGCAATGTTCACGCCTTCAATTTGTGCGTGAGATACTTTTTGCCACGGTTATTGGATTAAGCAGACTATTGAGTTGATAACGATAATCTGATCAGACATCTGATTAAACGCATTGATGAATAACATTTGTTGTCGTCAAGCGTGATAGTGATGATTTGCTTATCTTTGAAACGCTTTGTGACAAATATGGGGGTTTTTCGAAATCTAGAAGAATATATAACCCATTGAACATCTATTATTTCTGTTAGCTGTCTAACTGCAAAGTTCATCCTTGAATGCCCAGACAATGCCTGAAACTCAAACCCATTTGAAGAAAATAGAGGACATGGCGATTGAGTGGCGGTAACAAATGTATTAGAAACTTTCTCTGAATAATTTCCGCATTTGCAAAGCAAAGCGGACACGGTTATATGGATACTTCACTTTAAATTGCACTTCCGTGCGAAAAATTGTTTATCGCAAACTTTCGTTTGGACTTTCAGCCACCTTTTAACCACCACCCCAGAGTTTCGTTTTCAGACAGTGTGAATAGAACGTCGTTCGCAAAAAATTCCCCTCAGCCCCTTCCCATTTTCGCAGTGGCGTGTCGATAAAGTTTGCACCTATTGtcattttattgatttgttataaatttcacacactatacacacacacgcttaTCTTTTCATGCGCTTCTATTAAATGTAAATGACTGGAAAATGCCGAATGCCCCGCCCACAATTTGAAACGGACACGCGCCGCCCCAGAGGAAAACCCTTTCTGCAGCTTATCTACGAATTTTCAATAAGATTTCCTATCATTTTAAATTCCATTTTATTGCCAAAACGAAATAAATGATCGGGTTAGAGAGtgggaaaagtggaaaagtcaGAAGCTTAAATGTGTGAACgttaaaataaattgatacCGGGCAAGTCCTCTTTCAGTAAAGAGTTTTTCAAGTGCGTTTTTCCCCATCCGCTCTTCTGATGCTTATCGATTTGGCAACACCTTGAGGAAAATTGGCACCGGAGTGGAAACAGCTGCGGATGCTGCCCGGAAAAATTGTGAACGTCTCGgattttccttttccattCACACTTGATTTGATAATCTGTCGTAAATTCCAACTTTTCACTTGTGAAACGCTCACAATTAAGTCACACTTTTAATGACGTGACGCAAATATTAAAACCCAGCACTTCCTGGGAAAAACCCACCCCCTCAGATTTTCCACCCCCCTTGCAGCTGTTGACAGCGTCCAGTAGCTGGCTCTGTTTTTGTTGTGACTGCTGCGCTAATTAGGCGAGACGTGAAAATTTTTACTTATTATTTTCCCTAAATTTTAACGACCTTCCTTCAAACGAAAGTTGAGCTGAGCCCATTCGAAAGATATTTTATATGGTGCAACATTCTGGAATTAGTATCTCGAGAATTACGGTAATTGTCAAAGTGAATTTTAATTAGTAAGCTCCCAGTGCCGAAAGTGAACGAGTGACGAGGTCCGGAGTAAACAAGGCATGCCGAATCTCTGAGTTTTGGAACTTGAAGGTTGTCCGCAAAGTAAATTAAAGTTGCTACAAATTTTAACCAGCCACATTTTGTTTGAATATGTCGAAAGTGTTGTACATAAGAAGATTTATAAATTCTTCTATCTTACCATTATAACTACGATTAATTAGGAGCAAAGCTGCAGTCTAAATAAAACCCCTAAATGTATGCTAAGAAAAAGCTCTTAATCGGGCATGTCAAGAACGTAAAGAAAATGTAAGGTATATGTATAAAACAATTTTACAAATCTTACCTTGAACTTCTTTTTTCCAAGAGATAGTTTTATTAAAAGataatatataagatataagaTACAAATTTTATAGCACCTTTAGCgaataaaaaaatagtttctttttaaattgcaaaactacaaatttaaatgttaatttatattttttataatttcctacaaatatttaaaatatattttatattttaatcgTGGATTAACTTGGGCGTGAAGATGAAGATTTAAAACCGGTTCATAACTGTAACAACTGAAAACTCGTTAAGCTAAACATTACTCATCCCATAGCACGTAATAAATCTGATGAGCTCGTTGCATTGTTCTACCCATTAAAATTTATCACTGGAAATAAAATCCCCTTCCAGTCTCTGCACTTGCATTTTCGATTATATAATCTGCATATTCACTAGGCCCTCCAAAGGTGCATTTCCCTGCCCCTCTCATATGCCCCCTTTATTTGGCAATCTAATGGCCCACCGCAAATTGCTCATTACTGGCGGGGAGTATGTGTTGGATTGTTTGGATTAAGCGTATATATCGGAAAACTCTGTCTCGTCTAGAAGTAGGAAAATGCAACAGGGCAGTTTGCAACTCACGGTAACTGCAGTTAGCCAAGTTGGATCTGAGTTGCTGTTGCCTTGGCTTTCAGTTGATCGCGGATCGTGGCTGTGTCAAGTtgcaatttgaatttttatagGAAATCGTAAGCTGGCATAGAATATAGCTGGTACTTTACTCTTGAAATATACAATTTCGTCAATTTTAAAGACAATAACTAGACAGAATATGACTACAAAAAATCTATTATCAAGCTAAGTCAAGTATAGCCCAAAACGTAAATATAACCAAAATGGGTCAAACAAAATGCATAAAGATTAAATCTATTTCggcttaaaataattatagtTCCAGAACAGTCGACAAGACAGCAGCTAATCAAAGAGTGTAATCAAAATAGAGTCAAAATATATTAGGCTTGCAGCCCAAACCCATAGTTAAATAATTGGGCGGACACCTCTTAATGGTCGCAACTTTGTATGAAACTCTTGGGAAACCTGTCGCTAAAAGATCTTTCCAAAAGACAATTGCCAGTCAAATTCCGGTCACGATCTTACCATATTCACAGTTTAAACGTTCAAGTTGCAAGTGCAACCAAGTGCAGCGCTGCAGAAACAAAGTATCTGAAGCCCCAAGTGCAATAACAAACTTTTGTctacccccccccccccccccccccttaACTTTGATCTTTTGCGGAGAACTCGGATGGGGCTTCGTTGCATCTGGCCAAGAGTTTTCGTAGAATAACTATGGGATAAAGTTCTGCAATTAATATCTCGAATTATTTGTcaataaataacttaaatAGATAGTAGTGACACATGCAATACTATAAAGTGAAAAGCCCCATATTAAATTTAAGCAATAtgagaatataataaaaatacgcATATAATACAAATGTATTGTCAAATGTATTTTCCGTTCTTTTTATGTGATCAGCAATGAAGTTGCTACCCCTGGCTTTATTGGCCTTTTTATTGAGACCGGAACCCAATGACGCGGCACAAATTTTGGGCTTGTTTCAACATCCCGGAAAGAGCCACTTTGACTTCTTCCGTCCCATGTTCTTGGCCTTGTCGGAGAGGGGTCACAACATCAGCATGTATAGCTATTTTCCACTGGAGAAACCAGTGGCCAACTACACGGATTACGTCTTTCAAGGAATGCCCCTGCTCACCGATATTGTGGACTTAAGGGTGGGTGAAGTTCAAGTTCAGATATATTTCGTAATTATGTATTCACTAATGAATTTTAGAACTTTGAATCCGAATGGAAGCCCCTGGGACTGCCGTTCAAGGTGCCCACCTACTTTATGCTTCACGATTGGGGTCTGCGATCCTGTAAGGTGGCCCTGAATTCACCCCTCATCGCCCAACTGCTCAAATCCCCCATTCGATATGACGTCATACTCCTGGAACATTTCTCCAACGATTGCATGGCAGCGGTGGCCCACCTGTTGAATGCACCTGTAATCGCATTGAGTAGCTGTGCGATAATGCCGTGGCACTACAAACGCATGGGCAGTCCGTTCATTAATCCCATCATGCCCATGAATTTCCTGCCCTACACTGATGAGATGAGTCTGATCGATCGCCTGAATAATTTCTTCCATTTCCACACCGTGGACACACTGTACAAGTGGGTGTCACCTGCCTCGATCCTCAAGTGCTCACTTATCTGAATCGAATTTTCCTTGAACAGCACGATTACCCAGCCAGCCACAGATGCTCTGATCGGCCAGAGATTCGGACCCGGACTGCCACCCATCAATGAGATCGTGAAGAATACGAGTCTGATGCTGATCAATCAGCATTACGCCCTAACCGGACCACGCCCCTATGCTCCAAATGTGATTGAAGTGGGTGGGCTGCAAGTGGGGCCGATAAAACCACTTCCACAAGTAAGTTGAATCACTTATTGCGGTTTAAGAAGGCAAATGAAATGTTTAAGATCAGTTCAGATAATTCACATCAGCTTGTAGCTAATAGAAAAGAAATTTCTTTGGAACTGTCTTATTTGACCAGATAACCGGTTATCTTTGTTAATCACATAAATTGTTTGTCTGTAGGTCACCAAACTCCTTATCAACTAATTACATTATATTTAAATCGTACCGCAAATGCAcacagaaaacaaataaaacacatGATAAAATGTGGATCGAAAACCTATAGATACCATATAagcattttataaattatttatgctTTTTTGTAATCCACGATTAGCCACTGTTAATCCAATATTCGGTATGAAGAAAGTGACAAAACAGTCGAACTGAAAGAAAACAGTTGCATTTTAATGAGATTACCAGATATTACATAATATTTTTAGTAGGTCAACATTTAAAAGCGTGCGATCTTGTTATACAAACGATTGCTGGCAGAATATGTTTAAATTAATACAGATGTTCAACGTATACCCTTTATTTCAGCACCTTCTAGATCTTTTGGATCGATCCCCCAATGGAGTAATCTATATCAGCTGGGGCTCCATGGTGAACAGCAATACTCTTCCTTCGGCCAAACGAATGGCGCTTTTCCAAAGCATTTCCCAACTTAAGGAGTACAACTTTGTCATGCGCTGGAAAAGTTTAGAATCTCTGGAAGATAACAAGCCGTCGAACCTCTACACCTTCGACTGGCTGCCCCAAAGGGATCTTTTGTGTCACCCGAAGGTCAGGGCTTTTATCTCCCATGGCGGACTTTTGGGCACCACGGAGGCGGTTCACTGTGGAGTTCCCATGCTGGTGACACCTTTCTACGGAGATCAGTTTCTCAACTCCGGCGCAGTGAAACAAAGAGGTTTCGGAGTTATTGTTGACTTCAGAGACTTCGATACAAATCACATAACCAGAGGACTTCGAATTATACTTGATAAAAAGTGAGGGCTTCTAATGAAGCAATTCCAATTTCCTCGCATATTGTTTACTGttaacttttgttttatttgtattattttacaGATTCGCGGAAAGAGTTAGACGATCCAGCGAAGCCTTTCGCCAGCGTCCCATTCCTCCTATCGAATTGGCCACCTGGTGGATTGAGCATGTCATAAAGAATGGGGGAGCTCCACATATTCAAAGTGAAGCCAGACACATAAACTGGATCGTCTACAATTCCATCGATGTTCTCCTGTTCTGGCTGGGAATCTTATTTCTACCGTTTGTCGCCCTGTGGAAGCTCATAAAGATATTCAAAACAGCTTTTTGTCGGGGGAAAATCTCTAGAGATACTAAGACAAAGAGGCAATAAGTGTTTAGTTCAATGAACTTAAAATTTAGACACAGAAATTAATGAATGTCAGGAAAATGGGTCGCATGTCAAAGAGCGTATTCcgaataaaattatataaatacgttaaacatttataattaatgTTACACAACTCAGCTTTTTGTGAATGGAAAGGTCAGCAAACCAAAACTGATAATGAAAACTCCTTTCACtttcaaatttatattatCAGCTCTATCATTAacagaattttttttttatgtagcaattacattttttaagtattttttcGAAATATTACAAAACTTAGAGCTTGGTGACATGGAAAATTTTAAAGGTTCCTAAGAAATATCTATTCTTGTCGATCGCccttatgtatatgtatgtatgtacatatgtacagtCCGTAAACCGAAAACAAGCCCGTATCGATGTAAACAGGCGAAGCCTTGGGGCAAATCACGCATACATCGACTGATAATGAGTCGGCAGACTTGTCTTAATAGACTTTCTACAGCCGGTAGTTATGTCTCGTGTGCACGAGTGCAAGTTTCCGCTCTACATTCTCCCCAGTTTTCATTCTTACGAGAAAGCCCAAATAAAGCTCCGGAAGGTTAGGCGTTGTTGTATGTAAACCAAAAAGAAtccaaaaactttttttcactttcattTGGAATATAAATGACGGCGTttgcttttaataaattaaaacaattttattaaacAACTCAATGAACTTATTTAGTTTTCaaataattgcaaacttgCTTGTAAAATAGGGTAATAGgttgtgaggagtcttaaaactccccacaaatctcctgtaggggagcggcctagcaacagacgtgacgaagggcaaagcggaaagaccgagagttaacggtaccgcagtggaccttggactccgctggccaagggcgaagaggtcgaacggtaacggtgcgggcacaaagaggacgcaccgtgaactaacggtaccgctgtggaccttggaccccagcgagtcaagggcaggccggttaaacggtaacggtgcgggcacaaaaaggacgcaccgtgaatcaacggtacaatacgtggaccttgtacccaagcgggccgtgcgcaaaaagggaaataacgggatccctgcggcctataaagggtaggCGCGAGCACGAATGGAGGACAGTGAAGGAGACAGTGAGATCGCGTGCGGTAGGTGGCCGAGTGTCGGAGTGTCAATCGAAGGTATCGGAAGTGCGAACACGCGGGCGAACgcgaagaaaaggagcagtgcgagcatcgggcggcaagaagcccGAAGGACTCAGAAGGACGAATCGCCACAAGCGAGTGGAGATTCTGGGAGCGAAGGAGAAGGATCCGACGTGCCATAAGAATcgttggagtcagtggctagcacaggtggttccaggacgagcgctgcctcacccgggacgatacacccgtgccccataacatcctagatccgttccggccggcggaaggaccttcggaagctaaggcaaagaacccgacgtgtccgtaagggtcagtggagtcagtggtcggtacaggtggttccaggacgagcgttgcctcacccgggacgatacacccgtgccccataacatcctaaacccagaccgacCGGCGGGGGTTCTGCCAGAGGAGGCGACTGCGACGGAGCGGGTTCGAGGCGGACAGTGGAGTCCGTGGTCGGTACgggtggttccaggacgagcgttgcctcacccgggacgatacacccgtgccccataacatcctagtcccGACCGGACCgactcgtcgtccacgtcaaGGAAGTGCGAACACGCGGGCGAACgcgaagaaaaggagcagtgcgagcatcgggcggcaagaagcccGAAGGACTCAGAAGGACGAATCGCCACAAGCGAGTGGAGATTCTGGGAGCGAAGGAGAAGGATCCGACGTGCCATAAGGATcgttggagtcagtggctagcacaggtggttccaggacgagcgcTGCCTCAcccaggacgatacacccgtgccccataacatcctagatccgttccggccggcggaaggaccttcggaagctaaggcaaagaacccgacgtgtccgtaagggtcagtggagtcagtggtcggtacaggtggttccaggacgagcgttgcctcaccgggacgatacacccgtgCCCGTGCGCTGGAAAAGGAGTATGGAAAGTGACCGGCCGTAGAGGTGAAAGTCACAGGCGTAGAAGGCCTGGTGAGGAGCCTCGACTTCGCTAGCATGGCGGAGGCCAGCGGAAGCAGACCTGAAAGGCAAGAGATCGGACAGGAACGCCGAGACAGCAGCCGCGAAAGAAGGGAGCGGCGGGAAACCAGCCGTGACCGGCGGGAGACCGCAAGGGCAGCACCGCAGGACGCAAAGGTGGCGAAACAGGTGCGAGAGTGGAGTTTCCGTTACGACGGGAACGAGAAGCCGCTAGAGTTCCTGGAACAGGTGGAATGGTCAGCAATGACATATGGACTCGACATCAACCAGATCCCAAGAGCGATGCCGGAACTACTAACGGGCAGAGCCCTGAAGTGGTTTATGGCCAACAACAAGTTCTGGGAGACATGGGTCGAGTTCATACAAAGCTTCCAGGAATTTTTCCTGCCTAGAGGGTTCATGACAAAGCTGGCGGACCAGGtcaggcagaggaagcagcgaCACGGCGAAAACTTTAAGGACTACATGGTGGACATGCAGACCCTGATGCGGCCCTTAGGAATGTCGCAGAAGGAGACGCTGGCAAGAATAAGGGAAAACAGCACGCCAGCCTTACGCATGTTCATACGCCCATATGAGTGCCGACACCTGGATGCCCTGATGACTCTGGCCGACGAGTTCGAAGAGCTGGACACCCAAAGGGAACGGTTCGACTTAGAGCGGAATAATAGGACCCGCCACCAGCGAGAACTCCCGAGGGGAGATCACAACGCAGTGTGCAGAAGGTGCCAGGATGACACCGCAGGCCCGCCGGGGAACATCGAATACAGAAGAGAACCGGTCCCGGTGCGGCACGGTTTTGTGCCAAACCCAGCAcaagcctgccacagatgcggtgGTCAGGGCCACTGGGCGCAGGAGTGCAGGAACCGGCCAATTAATTTTTGCTGGACCTGCGGAAGAATCGGGCCAAGGACTCTGGAATGCTGCCACAGAGCGGGAAACGCCATGCGACCCCAGCCTCAGAGGGTCAACCAGGGTTCGCAAGACGCTGCCCCTCAAAATTAATGGGCAATCTGAAGGTGGAAGAAAGGCAACTGTCCGCCACAGTGCTCATAGACGGAGTAGGGATAGAGGCCACGGTGGACACTGGAGCTACGGCCAGCTTTATTAGCGAGGAGTTAGCGGACAGGTTGCAGGCGGCAGGAGAAGTCTTACCTACGAGAAGAGAAGTTAAAATGGCAGATGGACGGTACGAAGAGGTCACATCGATGATCGAGGTCGACATAGGACTCGGCGAGAGGACCGTTCGAATGCAACTGCTGATCCTACACAACATAATCGACGC contains the following coding sequences:
- the LOC6614592 gene encoding UDP-glucuronosyltransferase 1-3, which translates into the protein MKLLPLALLAFLLRPEPNDAAQILGLFQHPGKSHFDFFRPMFLALSERGHNISMYSYFPLEKPVANYTDYVFQGMPLLTDIVDLRNFESEWKPLGLPFKVPTYFMLHDWGLRSCKVALNSPLIAQLLKSPIRYDVILLEHFSNDCMAAVAHLLNAPVIALSSCAIMPWHYKRMGSPFINPIMPMNFLPYTDEMSLIDRLNNFFHFHTVDTLYNTITQPATDALIGQRFGPGLPPINEIVKNTSLMLINQHYALTGPRPYAPNVIEVGGLQVGPIKPLPQHLLDLLDRSPNGVIYISWGSMVNSNTLPSAKRMALFQSISQLKEYNFVMRWKSLESLEDNKPSNLYTFDWLPQRDLLCHPKVRAFISHGGLLGTTEAVHCGVPMLVTPFYGDQFLNSGAVKQRGFGVIVDFRDFDTNHITRGLRIILDKKFAERVRRSSEAFRQRPIPPIELATWWIEHVIKNGGAPHIQSEARHINWIVYNSIDVLLFWLGILFLPFVALWKLIKIFKTAFCRGKISRDTKTKRQ